The genomic window GTCAAAACCGTCTCCACGGCTCCCGGAATCGGAACGATAAGAGCTATCAAAACCGCGGCGACCAATTGCCTTTTGATCGAGGTGCTGTTTTTTTCAAGCTCCAATCCGTGTTTTTTGATCTCTTCGATCTGCCTGTCGAAACGTTCCAGGAGAGGTTTGTGAACCTTCTCCTCAAATTGTTTGAGTTTTTCCTCCGCTTCCTTGTATTTTGTTCTCACTCCGATCTTGGAAGAAAAGACTTGCCCGTCTTGATTGATATATCCCATAAGAATTCTCTGATTCGGAGGAATCACCGACGGTTTTTCCCTAGGAAACGTAGAACAACCGGAAAAAAGAAACAAGGTCGGCAAGGAAAAGGAACAGACAATCCATTTTGCGTTTCGTATATTCCAGATTCTTAATTTCTTCATATTCCTTCTCCGAAACGAATTTCAATCCTAACATTATAAATTAAGAATGATGTTTTCTAAGGGATCCTACGGCGATCCAAAGACTCAGCAATGTTAAAATAACTCCCATCCAAAGAGGCGCTTCGGGCGAATAAAAAGGGGCATTCTTTCCCGTAAAATACGCAAACAACCCGGTCATCAAAAGTGGACCGATGATCGCGGTGACACTTGTCAAACTCGTAAGAGCTCCTTGTAATTCTCCCTGCTCGTTTTCGGGAACCTGAGAAGACATGATTCCCTGCAAAGGAGGCATCGCGATTCCTCCAAAACAATAGGGAATCAGAAAGACGAACATCATCCAACTTTGAGTGGCAAGCGCGAATAACGCATATCCGAGCGCGCTCAAAGCCAAACCAAGATAAATACTCCGATTCTGACCGAGGATCGGAAGAATCAATCGAATCAGTACACCGAGAGTGAGCGCATAAACGAACCCCACTACCCCGAGAGAATACCCGACCATCTCTTCGTCCCACTGAAACTTTTCCATCGTATAATAATTCCAAGTTCCCTGAACCGCGTGAGCGGCGGTGTTGATTAGGAAAAACGCGACGACCAATCCTAAGATCATAGGATAACGTTCTAGATTGAGAAGAGAACCGATTGGATTCGATTTTTTCCATTCAAACTTCCTTCGATTCTCCTTAGATAAGGATTCCGGTAGAATAAAAAATCCGAAAAGCCAGTTGATCAGAGTCAGACCCGCCGCGGCCAAAAAAGGTGCCCGAGATCCGTATTGCCCCAAAAGACCTCCGAGAACGGGACCGATGATAAAACCGAGTCCAAAGGCCGCCCCTAAGATTCCAAAATTCGCCGCTCGCTTTTCCGGAGGACTGATATCCGCAATGTACGCGTATCCAGTCGTAAAACTTGCTCCCATGATACCCGCAATGACACGTCCGACAAACAACCAGAAGATGGAAGGAGCAAAGGCTAAAAATAAATAATCCAGAGTAAAACCGAATAAGGAGGCAAGAAGAATGGGTCTTCTCCCAAAACGATCACTCAAACTACCCACAAAAGGGGCGCTTACGAATTGAACGAGAGAATAGGCAAACATAAGCCCTCCACCGGTCAAAGCGGCCTCGCTCAACGTGCCCTGGGTCAACTCTTGAATTAATTTCGGGAGAACGGGGATGATAATTCCAAATCCGATGACATCGATGAGGACGGTTACAAAGATAAAACCTAAAGCGGCGGGACGTCTAGCATTCATAAAAGAAAACTAAACAAATAGTAAGCACGAGGTCAACGAAAAATAAAGGATATTCTTGAATCTTAGGATCGTTTATCCGTGAAAGAGTTCCTAACGCTGGAGACTCTTTCTAAATTTTGTATTAAGAAAATCGATTTTTCATTCTACGGTTTTATTCTATGACCCGCACTTTTGACGAAGATGAATTTTATAAGATCTGTGATCGCCTCTTTGAGATCGATTCCGATCTACATTCCATTTATTTAAAATACGGATATCCTCCTTTTTGGAGCCGAAAACCGAATTTTGAAACTTTGA from Leptospira stimsonii includes these protein-coding regions:
- a CDS encoding TCR/Tet family MFS transporter, producing the protein MNARRPAALGFIFVTVLIDVIGFGIIIPVLPKLIQELTQGTLSEAALTGGGLMFAYSLVQFVSAPFVGSLSDRFGRRPILLASLFGFTLDYLFLAFAPSIFWLFVGRVIAGIMGASFTTGYAYIADISPPEKRAANFGILGAAFGLGFIIGPVLGGLLGQYGSRAPFLAAAGLTLINWLFGFFILPESLSKENRRKFEWKKSNPIGSLLNLERYPMILGLVVAFFLINTAAHAVQGTWNYYTMEKFQWDEEMVGYSLGVVGFVYALTLGVLIRLILPILGQNRSIYLGLALSALGYALFALATQSWMMFVFLIPYCFGGIAMPPLQGIMSSQVPENEQGELQGALTSLTSVTAIIGPLLMTGLFAYFTGKNAPFYSPEAPLWMGVILTLLSLWIAVGSLRKHHS